A window of Alkalicoccobacillus plakortidis genomic DNA:
AGTATATGTAGCAAAAAACATACCAAACCCCATACCTTTTGAATTGCATTATAGTTCGTTTTGGCATGATCGAATCTTAAAAGATGATGTTCAATATAAAGGAAATCAGTTCGATACAGATTTAATTGTACATTTATTATTTGTTAAACAGAAGGGTTTCTGTTTGTATGGTCAACCTATTGATAAAGTATTTGGCAATGTTGATTGGAATGATTTTATGGCTTCTGTAATAGATGAATTTAATTGGACATTAGAAGATCAGAATATTCTTGATTCACCTTACTACAGTATTTTAAACATATGTCGTACATTGAGATTACGCAGTGAAGGTGTGCATAGAATTTATAGCAAGGATGAAGGTGGGGAATGGGGGCTTAGGTGTCTTCCAAAAAGATTTAATCCTTTAATTCAGCGTGCTCTTAATGTGTATCAATCAGACAATACTATTAAAGAAGTAGATATAAAATCAGGCGGAGTTAAGTGGGGTAGAGACGAATTATTAGCATTTAGAGACTTTGCAAAACAAAATCAAGGTTTTCATCGTAGCAACTAAATGAATGAGAGGTAACTATGATGATCATTATTGATTCAGAAGAACTAGACCCGATGGTGTTTAAGCTTTTATCATATGCAACATCTACTTCTAAAGTTAGAGATGAGTATGACCTATATGTACATAACCCTCAACGGATTCTGTATGGATATGAAACGAATGGTTTCCTTGTTAGATGCATCGGAATAGAAATCATCGATCCAGATGAATGCGAGATTAAGCATATCGCTGTGGCTGAAGAGCAGCGGGCAAGAGGAATTGGTAAGAAGATGATTAATTACATTAATAGAGAATATAAGTCGATCATTGCTGAAACAGACGAGGACGCAGTCGTTTTTTATGAAGAATATGGGTTTACAGTATTAAGTCCTGGCGCGGTATATCCTGGAGTTGAAAGATTTAATTGTAAGTTTAAAAGGTGATTTTTCATTTGGGATGTTTATAGAAATTTCAGCATGCAAGGATAGATTATTGCGGGAAGAAGAATAGAGTTTAAGGAACAAGATCTACTAGTCTATCTATTTTCAAAACAAAGGAGAAGCTTATGATATCAGAGTTGATAAACTCAGAATTTAGTAAGTGTAAAGAGTTGCTGCGCAAATAAGGTCAACTAGAAGCAAGAGCTGTCATAGAAGGCGTGAACCCTGGACGAGTATTTGTTGATAATCCTGAAAGGCCGGCAACTGGTGTGGTTTGGCTGCATAATAATGATGGGTTTATCTTTTTTGGAGATGAAACGAATGAGTGTTTTAATAAAGAATTAAACGATTTTATTGAATCAGTCATTAAGCCAGAGGCAAAAAAAGTTGGTTTAGACTGGTTTGAAGCCATAGGTAATCATCAAGGCTGGAATAAAACATTCGAGAACGTGTTTAGTAACCATTCACTTGGAAGTTGGAATCAGAGAGTATACATGTTACATAAAGAAGAGTTCACATATAAAAACATTGCACCAATTGAAGAAGGCTATTTGATTGTGAAGATAGACAGTGATCTTCTTAGAAACAAGACTCGCGTCATTTCGAATCTATCTTTTTTAGAAACAGAAATAATGGAGTTTTGGTCTTCGTCGGAAAGGTTTTTTGATAATGGGATTGGTTATTGTGTGATACAGAATAATAAAATCGTTAGCATGTGTTATTCAGGCTTTGTAGCTGGCAATGTGCACTGTTTGGGCATTGAAACATTAAAGGAGCATCAGGGAAAAAGGTTAGGTCAAAACGTTGCTACCGCCTTAATACATGATTGTCTACAATCGGGGATCATTCCTTATTGGGACTGTATGGAAACGAACAAAGCATCTAGTGCGATTGCTGAAAAACTAGGATTTAAGAATGTATTTAATTATACGGGGTATGATTTTTCTTTGAAGTAATTTGTACATGCTATTTCACTTTATAATAACCTCTGCAAAAAACGGAGTTCGATTTGATGGAAAAAGGTGGTGGTACTCACATTGGATAATCAATATGTTATGGGATGGGGAACACTTGCATTAATAAATGCAGGGTTAGCACAAGGTAAAAACAGAAC
This region includes:
- a CDS encoding aminoglycoside adenylyltransferase domain-containing protein, whose amino-acid sequence is MNQPQKWPEVDIEIKQYIDNLIELLRLNLKHNLIGVYLHGSLATGSYYVPKSDMDILVVVSDALLPGKARGLNLAIAHYSDTRPTIGNIELSIITVYVAKNIPNPIPFELHYSSFWHDRILKDDVQYKGNQFDTDLIVHLLFVKQKGFCLYGQPIDKVFGNVDWNDFMASVIDEFNWTLEDQNILDSPYYSILNICRTLRLRSEGVHRIYSKDEGGEWGLRCLPKRFNPLIQRALNVYQSDNTIKEVDIKSGGVKWGRDELLAFRDFAKQNQGFHRSN
- a CDS encoding GNAT family N-acetyltransferase, which produces MMIIIDSEELDPMVFKLLSYATSTSKVRDEYDLYVHNPQRILYGYETNGFLVRCIGIEIIDPDECEIKHIAVAEEQRARGIGKKMINYINREYKSIIAETDEDAVVFYEEYGFTVLSPGAVYPGVERFNCKFKR